The following proteins are co-located in the Microplitis demolitor isolate Queensland-Clemson2020A chromosome 3, iyMicDemo2.1a, whole genome shotgun sequence genome:
- the LOC103572657 gene encoding BLOC-1-related complex subunit 8 homolog, with protein MTAKVYQPDPEFEQRVKKATERISENMHIVANEPSLAFYRLQEHVRKALPPMVEKRVEVLALKRQLQGRCYDVEYAVSAVKTMQKAEKNFSNTIEYLKTGIHFKQQLKFEEQRRNKKDGQKDSMYKRLSAHITTLDYLPDEISDVVRETANKVESMMNHARHSNSNELQRANTTNN; from the exons atgactgCGAAAGTATATCAGCCAGATCCAGAGTTTGAGCAACGAGTTAAAAAAG cAACTGAACGAATATCTGAAAATATGCATATAGTTGCCAATGAACCATCATTAGCATTTTATCGTTTACAAGAGCATGTGAGAAAAGCATTACCACCAATGGTTGAAAAACGTGTTGAAGTACTTGCGTTAAAACGACAATTGCAAGGAAGATGTTATGATGTTGAATATGCTGTAAGTGCTGTAAAAACAATGCAAAAagctgagaaaaattttagtaatactATTGAGTACCTCAAAACTGGTATTCACTTTAAACAACAATTGAAATTCGAAGAacaaagaagaaataaaaaagatggACAAAAAGATTCTATGTACAAAAGGTTGTCAGCGCATATCACAACCTTAGATTATCTACCTGATGAAATATCTGATGTAGTAAGAGAAACAGCCAATAAAGTTGAATCGATGATGAATCATGCACGACATTCTAATTCTAATGAATTACAAAGAGCTAATacgactaataattaa